From Geomonas agri, one genomic window encodes:
- the ispE gene encoding 4-(cytidine 5'-diphospho)-2-C-methyl-D-erythritol kinase has protein sequence MEKLQLQAPAKVNYRLDVLGKRPDGYHDLRMVMQRVGLYDEITIALSATPGIRVTCGKKGVPDGPGNIAWRAADVLLKLSGKETGIDIAIDKRIPVAAGLGGGSSDAATVLMGVNELLGLGLSDQHLMEIGVKLGADVPFFIFKKTALAEGIGDKLTALESMPSLWVVLVNPGIHVSTAWVYQNLILTGKRPATIIRGSYSNATEVAELLSNDLEPVTCGKHPLLNEVKDMLLAAGAAGSLMSGSGATVFGIFEDEAVARKAAADIAAAHGWFAEAVQTL, from the coding sequence GTGGAAAAACTGCAATTACAGGCGCCGGCCAAGGTCAACTACCGGCTGGACGTGCTGGGGAAGAGGCCGGACGGCTATCACGATCTGCGCATGGTCATGCAGCGGGTCGGCCTGTACGACGAGATCACTATCGCCCTGAGTGCGACTCCCGGTATTCGGGTCACTTGCGGCAAGAAGGGGGTGCCCGATGGACCCGGCAACATCGCCTGGCGTGCCGCCGATGTACTATTGAAACTCTCTGGGAAAGAGACCGGCATCGACATCGCCATCGACAAGCGCATTCCGGTGGCTGCCGGTCTGGGCGGAGGGAGCAGCGACGCCGCCACCGTGCTCATGGGAGTAAATGAACTGCTGGGACTAGGGCTTTCCGATCAGCATCTCATGGAGATAGGAGTCAAGCTCGGCGCCGACGTTCCCTTCTTTATCTTCAAGAAAACTGCGCTCGCGGAAGGAATAGGGGACAAGCTCACCGCCCTGGAATCGATGCCGAGTCTGTGGGTGGTGCTCGTTAACCCGGGCATCCATGTCTCAACCGCCTGGGTCTACCAAAATTTAATATTGACAGGGAAGCGACCTGCCACTATAATTCGCGGTTCATACAGCAACGCGACAGAAGTTGCCGAGCTTTTGTCCAACGACCTCGAACCTGTAACCTGCGGGAAACATCCGCTCCTAAACGAGGTGAAGGACATGCTGCTTGCTGCCGGGGCCGCCGGTTCACTGATGTCCGGCAGCGGCGCCACCGTCTTCGGGATTTTCGAAGACGAGGCAGTCGCCAGAAAAGCGGCGGCCGACATAGCCGCGGCGCACGGTTGGTTCGCTGAAGCAGTGCAGACGCTGTAA
- the truD gene encoding tRNA pseudouridine(13) synthase TruD produces MQRYLTAEVPGTGGTIKNTPEDFIVEEVPAYLPSGQGEHCYVAIEKRGITTPEAVRRLAKALGVQERDIGYAGMKDAVGITRQTVSIPRVAPDKVRALEIPGIKVLSAVLHGNKLRLGHLKGNRFGIRVRDVALGALTQAEAVLAVLMSRGVPNRFGVQRYGVQGNTHAIGAAMLRRDYKAAIDTLIGDPAHVTDERWRQAIEAYRQGDLAESLALFPGHFRTERELLGRLQQRPDAYEKAFHAVQPRMKRLYLSAFQSSLFDLALEQRLERLDLVEAGDIAFKHDNGACFLVQDAAAEAPRVQAFEISPTGPMFGCTMMEAKGAQGELEAGILAGEGLVPESFNLSGGLRMEGERRPLRVPLLAATVRQDGSDLLFDFALPRGAYATCVLNEVMKDQ; encoded by the coding sequence GTGCAGAGATATTTGACAGCCGAGGTACCCGGTACCGGCGGTACTATAAAAAATACCCCCGAAGACTTTATCGTTGAGGAGGTTCCCGCGTACCTCCCTTCGGGACAGGGGGAGCACTGCTACGTCGCCATCGAAAAGCGCGGCATCACGACGCCCGAAGCTGTGCGTCGCCTCGCCAAGGCGCTTGGTGTGCAGGAGCGGGACATAGGTTATGCCGGCATGAAAGACGCGGTGGGCATCACCCGCCAGACCGTCTCTATCCCCCGGGTCGCACCCGACAAGGTGCGCGCACTGGAGATCCCGGGCATCAAGGTGCTGTCCGCCGTTTTGCATGGCAATAAGCTGAGGCTTGGGCACCTAAAGGGGAACCGCTTCGGGATCAGGGTTCGTGACGTGGCGCTCGGTGCTCTGACCCAGGCCGAAGCGGTACTTGCCGTCCTGATGTCCCGGGGCGTACCTAACCGGTTCGGCGTGCAGCGCTACGGCGTGCAGGGGAACACCCACGCCATCGGCGCGGCCATGCTGCGCCGCGATTACAAGGCGGCCATTGATACCTTGATCGGTGACCCCGCCCACGTGACGGATGAGCGCTGGCGGCAAGCCATCGAGGCCTACCGCCAGGGGGACCTGGCGGAAAGCCTCGCCCTGTTCCCCGGACACTTCCGCACCGAGCGCGAACTGCTGGGACGGTTGCAGCAGCGTCCCGATGCCTATGAGAAAGCCTTCCACGCGGTGCAACCGCGCATGAAGAGATTGTACCTCTCCGCATTCCAGTCCTCCCTGTTTGACTTGGCGCTGGAGCAGAGGCTGGAGCGTCTGGACCTGGTGGAAGCGGGCGACATCGCGTTCAAGCATGACAACGGTGCCTGTTTCCTGGTGCAGGATGCGGCCGCCGAGGCACCGCGCGTCCAGGCCTTCGAGATTTCGCCGACCGGCCCCATGTTCGGTTGCACCATGATGGAAGCCAAGGGGGCACAAGGTGAGTTGGAAGCCGGGATCCTGGCTGGCGAAGGGCTGGTGCCGGAGAGTTTCAACCTGTCGGGTGGACTCAGGATGGAAGGTGAGCGGCGTCCGCTGCGCGTGCCGCTTTTGGCCGCCACAGTGCGCCAGGATGGTAGTGACCTGCTTTTCGATTTCGCCCTGCCGCGAGGCGCTTACGCCACCTGCGTGTTGAACGAGGTAATGAAAGATCAATAA
- a CDS encoding NAD-glutamate dehydrogenase domain-containing protein → MTSKANVRKSVASELLENHKWLKEQINPYFFTSMQDEPEALVLLERELRSLKSNRRLILADRDKSLILARVNEPGSLYDSLRHFQDREISYAMITHSDGPMPGMSQALEIQRFEFDRKSNDDIKAWKDVQLPQGLTRKIAAELRATYPEFDMKEFERLLKILWLNNESYVKVASPLRVAQVLHLMQKSSRSGGLYLHVEPTPDVKISRVHFAVANPPQKEFLLQLMEVFNRLDLGVNRAYCLTISNGIHPYFLGTFLVNRRSGEVLELGSELYRRLQQELYNTQIVSTKSYTYREFVTNNVMTGEEASLVNAFIAFCHTNLAHNQPDRFGLDDVQNAFHAHPEMSLQLVKLFKARFDPAITESHPLYASILEETVRAVNDYNTGHRYLDEVRRAIYRCCLIFITHTLKTNFFVLEKQAFAFRLNPNYLSELGPAFTADLPQALPFRVTFFFSRFGFGYHIGFSDIARGGWRTVIARNMDDFITNSNTIFRENFVLAHTQHLKNKDIYEGGSKLVLILDSSDLQRGSERQMENWRLYKLQHGVTNAFLDIFVTDQGVAKSPAVVDYYREDEPIELGPDENMHDSMIENIARISKRRGYILGIGIMSSKEVGINHKEYGVTSTGVVKFAEITMAELGIDIYRDPFSVKFTGGPNGDVAGNAMRILLERAPQVAIKLVLDGTAALCDPEGADRKELGRIVLQQDLDAFDPQALHPGGFLLYRSGSRRDGLRELYRKVSKTAEGLREEWISTDEFSRVYAGLPFTVKTDLFIPAGGRPETIDKDNWQNYMLPNGAPSAGAIVEGANSFITPEARVQLQKKGVIIMRDASANKCGVISSSYEIIANLLLTETEFMAHKERYVQDVLEILEQRAADEARLILKRRREQPGLLCTEISDALSGEINEQYATIYRFFQNRPHLCLQPIYKKAILSHLPKMLRDEPKYAKRIKNLPQKYLFAILAAEIGSSLVYRGDREADFEATLKGHLTRMFGE, encoded by the coding sequence ATGACGAGCAAGGCCAATGTCAGGAAAAGCGTCGCCAGTGAGCTTTTAGAAAACCACAAATGGCTGAAAGAGCAGATAAATCCCTATTTCTTCACATCGATGCAGGACGAACCGGAGGCACTGGTGCTTCTGGAGCGCGAGCTTCGTTCCCTCAAGAGCAACCGGCGCCTGATCCTGGCGGACCGCGACAAGAGCCTGATCCTGGCGAGGGTCAACGAGCCGGGCTCCCTGTACGATTCGTTGCGCCACTTCCAGGACCGGGAGATCTCCTATGCCATGATCACCCATTCCGACGGCCCTATGCCCGGGATGAGCCAGGCGCTGGAGATACAACGCTTCGAATTCGACCGCAAGAGCAACGACGACATCAAGGCCTGGAAGGACGTGCAACTCCCTCAAGGGCTGACGCGCAAGATCGCAGCCGAACTGCGCGCGACCTATCCCGAATTTGATATGAAGGAGTTCGAGCGCCTGCTCAAGATCCTCTGGCTCAACAATGAAAGCTACGTCAAGGTGGCTTCGCCGCTGCGCGTGGCCCAGGTGCTGCACCTGATGCAAAAGTCGAGCAGGAGCGGCGGCCTGTACCTCCACGTCGAGCCGACCCCGGACGTGAAGATATCGAGAGTGCATTTCGCGGTCGCCAACCCGCCCCAGAAGGAGTTCCTGCTTCAGCTCATGGAGGTGTTCAACCGGCTCGACCTCGGTGTCAACCGTGCCTACTGCCTCACCATCTCCAACGGCATCCACCCCTATTTCCTGGGGACCTTCCTGGTGAACCGGCGCTCGGGCGAGGTGTTGGAGTTAGGATCGGAGCTCTACCGCAGGCTGCAGCAGGAGCTCTACAACACCCAAATCGTTTCGACGAAGAGCTACACCTATCGCGAGTTCGTCACCAACAACGTCATGACCGGAGAAGAGGCCTCGTTGGTGAACGCATTCATCGCATTCTGCCACACCAACCTGGCCCACAACCAGCCAGACCGCTTCGGGCTCGACGACGTGCAGAACGCCTTCCACGCGCACCCTGAGATGTCGCTGCAGCTCGTAAAGCTGTTCAAGGCCCGCTTCGATCCCGCAATCACCGAGAGCCATCCGCTCTACGCCTCGATTCTGGAGGAAACGGTGCGGGCGGTGAACGACTACAACACAGGTCACCGCTACCTCGACGAAGTCCGCCGCGCCATCTACCGCTGCTGCCTCATCTTCATCACCCACACGTTAAAGACCAACTTCTTCGTGCTGGAGAAGCAGGCCTTCGCCTTCCGGCTCAATCCGAATTACCTGTCCGAGCTGGGTCCGGCTTTCACCGCAGACCTGCCACAGGCGCTCCCCTTCCGGGTCACCTTCTTCTTCAGCCGCTTCGGTTTCGGCTATCACATCGGCTTCTCCGACATCGCGCGCGGCGGCTGGCGCACCGTCATTGCCCGCAACATGGACGACTTCATCACCAACTCGAACACCATCTTCAGGGAGAACTTCGTGCTGGCGCACACCCAGCACCTGAAGAACAAGGACATCTATGAGGGGGGCTCAAAGCTTGTGCTGATCCTGGATTCCTCCGATCTGCAGCGCGGCAGCGAGCGCCAGATGGAGAACTGGCGCCTGTACAAGCTGCAGCACGGAGTCACCAACGCGTTCCTGGACATATTCGTAACCGATCAGGGGGTGGCCAAGTCACCCGCAGTGGTGGACTACTACCGGGAGGATGAGCCGATCGAACTCGGGCCGGACGAGAACATGCATGACTCCATGATCGAGAACATTGCGCGCATTTCCAAACGGCGTGGCTACATCCTCGGCATCGGCATCATGTCCAGCAAAGAAGTGGGGATCAACCACAAGGAGTACGGCGTCACCTCGACCGGCGTTGTGAAGTTCGCCGAGATCACCATGGCGGAGTTGGGCATCGATATCTATCGCGATCCTTTCAGCGTAAAGTTCACCGGCGGCCCCAACGGCGATGTCGCGGGCAACGCCATGCGCATCCTCCTCGAGCGCGCGCCGCAGGTGGCGATCAAGCTCGTTCTGGACGGTACTGCCGCCTTGTGCGATCCGGAGGGGGCGGACCGCAAGGAACTGGGACGGATCGTGTTACAGCAGGATCTGGATGCCTTCGACCCGCAGGCGCTGCACCCCGGGGGCTTCCTGCTCTACCGTAGCGGCAGCCGACGCGACGGCCTGCGCGAGCTGTACCGCAAGGTGAGCAAGACCGCCGAGGGACTTAGGGAGGAATGGATCTCCACCGACGAGTTCTCCAGGGTCTACGCCGGCCTCCCCTTCACGGTGAAAACCGACCTTTTCATCCCGGCCGGCGGACGACCGGAGACCATCGACAAGGACAACTGGCAGAATTACATGTTGCCCAACGGCGCTCCTTCTGCGGGTGCAATCGTCGAGGGCGCCAACTCCTTCATCACTCCGGAAGCGCGGGTGCAGTTGCAGAAGAAGGGGGTCATCATCATGCGCGACGCTTCGGCCAACAAGTGCGGGGTGATCTCTTCCTCCTACGAGATCATCGCCAACCTGCTGCTCACCGAGACGGAGTTCATGGCACATAAGGAGCGTTACGTGCAGGACGTCCTGGAGATACTGGAGCAGCGCGCGGCGGACGAGGCACGGCTGATCCTGAAGCGGCGCCGCGAGCAGCCGGGGCTGCTCTGCACCGAGATCTCCGACGCACTGAGCGGCGAGATCAACGAGCAGTACGCGACCATCTACCGCTTCTTCCAGAACAGGCCTCACCTCTGCCTGCAGCCGATCTACAAGAAAGCGATCCTATCGCACCTGCCCAAGATGCTCAGGGACGAGCCGAAGTATGCCAAACGCATCAAGAACCTGCCGCAGAAGTACCTCTTCGCCATCCTGGCTGCTGAGATTGGTTCATCGCTCGTCTACCGTGGCGATCGCGAGGCCGATTTCGAAGCGACGCTCAAGGGGCACCTGACCAGGATGTTCGGAGAGTAA
- the trmB gene encoding tRNA (guanosine(46)-N7)-methyltransferase TrmB, which yields MTQSFIHIESPNYLRLQDLPTQPDWPSIFGNDNRLALEIGCGVGDFMLKTALDQPDTNFVAIDFYNKGCDKTCRRIDRHGVPNVRVVRDEARAFVTERIPKGSLSAIYINCPDPWPKKRHRKRRLVNKEFIEFLLDYMVPGADFFFATDFDDYGIDVANALPGIAALENQFGPDLYRHEFPGYHLSKYMRKFMAEGKQIYFMHYKVK from the coding sequence ATGACGCAATCCTTTATTCACATCGAATCACCCAACTACCTGAGACTCCAAGACCTTCCCACCCAGCCAGACTGGCCAAGCATCTTCGGCAACGACAACCGGCTCGCCCTGGAGATCGGCTGCGGCGTGGGCGACTTCATGCTCAAGACCGCCCTGGACCAACCTGACACCAACTTCGTCGCCATCGACTTTTACAACAAGGGGTGCGACAAGACCTGCCGCCGCATCGACCGGCATGGCGTCCCCAACGTGCGCGTGGTGCGCGACGAGGCCCGCGCCTTCGTCACCGAGCGTATTCCCAAGGGGAGCTTGTCCGCCATCTACATCAACTGCCCCGATCCCTGGCCCAAGAAGCGGCATCGCAAGCGGCGTCTGGTGAACAAGGAGTTCATCGAGTTTCTCCTGGATTACATGGTCCCCGGTGCCGACTTCTTCTTCGCCACCGACTTCGACGACTACGGCATCGACGTCGCCAACGCGCTTCCTGGTATCGCGGCTCTCGAGAACCAGTTTGGCCCGGATCTCTACCGCCACGAGTTCCCCGGTTACCACCTCTCGAAATACATGCGCAAGTTCATGGCCGAAGGGAAACAGATCTACTTCATGCACTACAAGGTGAAGTAG
- a CDS encoding DEAD/DEAH box helicase, translating to MKFTELQLPELVQKGIDETGFTDCTPIQEKALPLALTGKDVAGQAQTGTGKTATFLITVFTKLLSQQKTGAVNHPRALILAPTRELVVQIEKDAQALGKHTGFTVQAIYGGVDYMKQRDALKAGADIVIGTPGRLIDYLKQKVYSLKDIEALVIDEADRMFDMGFIADLRFILRRLPPYDKRQNLLFSATLNTRVMELAYEFMNMPEKVSVTPEQMTAERVEQVLYHVARKEKFPLLLGLLRKMGMERTMIFVNTKREAEYLQDRLNANEFPAKVISGDVEQRKRMKILSDFKAGLLPIMIATDVASRGIHIEGVSHVINYDLPQDCEDYVHRIGRTARAGAEGMAISLADEDGAFFIEAIQEFIKQKIPTEWAEDDMFVHDYKRTARPPRRTEEKPGGKGGKSGGRGEKPGRGESRGRSGRSGSGKDKAEQKEAQPAVKDAAPTGDAAATGDAPAKRKRRRRKPKAKTGEQQPEQP from the coding sequence ATGAAATTTACCGAGCTGCAGCTGCCGGAACTGGTCCAGAAGGGCATCGACGAAACCGGCTTCACCGACTGCACACCGATACAGGAAAAGGCGCTACCCCTGGCCCTCACCGGCAAGGACGTGGCAGGACAAGCCCAAACGGGCACCGGCAAAACCGCCACCTTCCTCATCACCGTCTTCACCAAGCTGCTCAGCCAGCAGAAAACCGGCGCCGTCAATCACCCCCGCGCCCTCATCCTCGCCCCCACCCGCGAACTGGTGGTCCAGATCGAGAAGGACGCCCAGGCACTGGGCAAGCACACCGGCTTCACCGTCCAGGCCATCTACGGGGGCGTGGACTACATGAAACAGCGCGATGCTTTGAAGGCGGGCGCCGACATCGTCATCGGTACGCCGGGCCGTCTCATCGACTATCTCAAGCAGAAGGTCTACTCGCTGAAAGACATCGAGGCCCTGGTCATCGACGAGGCCGACCGCATGTTCGACATGGGCTTCATCGCCGACCTGCGCTTCATCCTGAGAAGGCTCCCCCCCTACGACAAACGCCAGAACCTTCTCTTCTCCGCCACCTTGAACACTCGGGTCATGGAGCTTGCCTACGAGTTCATGAACATGCCGGAAAAGGTCTCGGTGACGCCGGAGCAGATGACCGCCGAGCGCGTGGAGCAGGTGCTCTACCACGTCGCACGCAAAGAGAAATTCCCGCTGCTCCTCGGCCTGCTCCGCAAGATGGGCATGGAGCGCACCATGATCTTCGTGAACACCAAGCGCGAGGCCGAGTACCTGCAGGACCGCCTGAACGCCAACGAGTTCCCGGCCAAGGTGATCTCCGGCGACGTCGAGCAGAGAAAAAGGATGAAGATCCTCTCCGACTTCAAGGCCGGCCTCCTCCCGATCATGATCGCCACCGACGTCGCCTCGCGCGGCATCCACATCGAAGGTGTCTCCCACGTCATCAACTACGACCTGCCACAGGACTGCGAGGATTACGTGCACCGTATCGGCCGCACCGCCCGCGCCGGTGCCGAGGGTATGGCGATCTCGCTGGCCGACGAGGACGGTGCCTTCTTCATCGAGGCGATCCAGGAGTTCATCAAGCAGAAGATTCCCACCGAGTGGGCGGAGGACGATATGTTCGTCCACGACTACAAGAGAACCGCCAGGCCTCCGCGCCGCACCGAGGAGAAGCCCGGCGGCAAGGGCGGCAAATCCGGCGGGCGCGGCGAGAAACCCGGGCGCGGTGAATCCCGTGGCAGGAGTGGCAGATCCGGTTCCGGCAAGGACAAAGCGGAGCAGAAGGAAGCTCAGCCGGCCGTAAAGGATGCAGCTCCGACAGGTGATGCCGCCGCAACAGGCGATGCACCGGCCAAGCGCAAGCGTCGTCGCCGGAAACCAAAGGCGAAGACCGGCGAGCAACAGCCCGAGCAGCCGTGA
- a CDS encoding helix-turn-helix transcriptional regulator, which translates to MTVKGRPPRKYSQAGRVHDVIRLIEARHGISVAELADETGVNKRTIHRDLVAIQEAGYPLISDWQDGEKVYRFLTRFKDVPPISFTLQELMTLSLLRSQLDLLKGTPFLEDMQSVFRKVNSVLPPRLAAHMERIAEVSLPLLQGKRDYSRYAEYLQLIRNALLYQQTVVISYRPPNRPEPVGYRVDPYTLLFQKGGIYLLGYAQEREALRTFAVERICGVEPLKERFEIPEGFHPGSALGEAFGIVAEPPMDVVIRFSASIAHAIRDRVWHSSQRIEEQPDGTILLTFHAGGKMEILAWLLSYGAHAELLQPAHLREELAGMVQATARVYCPPPCPSPSGSGNA; encoded by the coding sequence GTGACCGTAAAGGGACGTCCCCCGCGCAAATACTCCCAGGCGGGCCGGGTCCACGACGTGATCCGCCTCATCGAGGCGCGTCACGGCATCTCCGTGGCCGAGCTCGCCGATGAGACTGGCGTAAACAAGCGCACCATCCACCGCGACCTGGTCGCCATCCAGGAGGCGGGCTACCCGCTCATCTCCGACTGGCAGGACGGCGAGAAGGTGTACCGCTTCCTGACCCGTTTCAAGGACGTCCCTCCCATCAGCTTCACACTGCAGGAGCTGATGACCCTTTCCCTTTTGCGCTCCCAGCTCGACCTCCTCAAGGGGACCCCGTTTCTGGAGGACATGCAGAGCGTCTTCCGCAAGGTGAACTCCGTGCTGCCGCCTCGCCTTGCCGCCCACATGGAGCGCATCGCCGAGGTGTCCCTGCCGCTTTTGCAGGGAAAGCGCGACTACTCCCGCTACGCCGAATACCTGCAACTGATCCGCAACGCCCTGCTCTACCAGCAGACCGTAGTCATCTCCTACCGTCCCCCCAACCGTCCCGAGCCGGTCGGCTACCGGGTCGATCCCTACACGCTGCTGTTCCAGAAAGGCGGCATCTACCTTCTGGGCTACGCGCAGGAGCGTGAGGCACTGCGCACTTTCGCCGTCGAGCGCATCTGCGGCGTCGAGCCGCTCAAGGAACGCTTCGAAATACCGGAGGGGTTCCATCCCGGCTCTGCGCTAGGCGAGGCGTTCGGCATCGTCGCCGAGCCCCCCATGGACGTGGTGATCAGGTTCTCCGCGTCCATCGCGCACGCCATCAGGGACCGCGTCTGGCACTCGTCGCAAAGGATCGAGGAGCAACCCGATGGAACGATTCTTTTGACCTTTCACGCCGGCGGCAAGATGGAAATCCTTGCCTGGCTCCTCTCCTACGGCGCGCACGCCGAACTTCTCCAACCGGCTCACCTGCGCGAGGAACTGGCGGGGATGGTGCAGGCGACGGCGCGGGTGTACTGCCCCCCTCCCTGTCCCTCCCCCTCCGGGAGCGGGAACGCTTGA
- a CDS encoding class I SAM-dependent methyltransferase, with protein sequence MADEVATTQLAEIILKRIRSRGDITFASFMESALYEPDLGYYTSPGRKVGAEGDFYTSMNVHSAFGRLISREIGRFWQLLDRPESFTVAEAGAGGGQLAQDILDAIAEENPDLYAALTYRLIEKEPSLQEAQAARLAQHVDRLAWSSPQELSEGALRFTGCIISNELFDAMPVHLVEMAEDGLKEVFVSADANGFREKLLAPSTPELAAYLAKFEVHLMPGQRAEINLAAPAWITRAATTLERGFVLTIDYGYLAEELYTPQRRNGTLLCYHKHSTNEDPYQLVGEQDITTHINFSSLIEAGKEENLVAVWYGEQYRFLLGVGLMEELMQLVAQAKDEHESLKHRLAIKKLMMPEGGMGDTFKVLIQAKGVQNPQLLCMRKWGMGL encoded by the coding sequence ATGGCTGACGAAGTGGCAACGACGCAACTGGCAGAAATCATCCTCAAACGCATCCGCTCCCGCGGTGACATCACCTTCGCCTCCTTCATGGAGAGCGCTCTCTACGAACCCGACCTGGGCTACTACACCTCCCCGGGGCGCAAGGTAGGCGCCGAGGGGGATTTCTACACCAGCATGAACGTGCACAGCGCCTTCGGCCGCCTGATTTCCCGCGAGATTGGCCGGTTCTGGCAGCTGCTGGATCGCCCAGAGTCCTTCACGGTCGCCGAAGCCGGCGCGGGGGGAGGGCAACTGGCACAGGACATCCTCGACGCCATCGCCGAGGAGAATCCCGACCTCTACGCCGCCCTCACCTACCGCTTGATCGAAAAGGAACCGTCCCTGCAGGAGGCTCAGGCAGCACGGCTCGCACAGCACGTCGACCGCCTGGCCTGGAGCTCGCCGCAGGAACTCTCCGAGGGCGCGCTCAGGTTCACCGGCTGCATCATCTCCAACGAGCTCTTCGACGCCATGCCGGTACACCTGGTCGAGATGGCGGAGGATGGTCTCAAGGAGGTCTTCGTCTCCGCCGACGCCAACGGCTTCCGCGAAAAACTCCTCGCTCCCTCGACCCCTGAACTTGCGGCGTACCTGGCCAAGTTCGAGGTACACCTCATGCCGGGCCAGCGGGCGGAAATCAACCTTGCCGCACCCGCCTGGATCACACGCGCCGCCACGACCCTCGAGCGCGGCTTCGTGCTCACCATCGATTACGGCTACCTCGCCGAAGAACTCTACACCCCGCAACGACGCAACGGCACCCTGCTCTGCTACCACAAGCACAGCACCAACGAGGATCCGTACCAGCTGGTGGGCGAACAGGACATTACCACCCATATCAACTTCAGTTCGCTCATCGAGGCAGGCAAGGAGGAGAACCTGGTCGCGGTCTGGTACGGCGAGCAGTACCGCTTCCTTTTGGGCGTGGGACTGATGGAAGAACTGATGCAGCTCGTGGCCCAGGCCAAGGACGAGCACGAAAGCCTGAAACACCGGCTTGCCATCAAGAAGCTGATGATGCCCGAGGGTGGCATGGGTGACACCTTCAAGGTGT